Proteins from a single region of Hymenobacter aquaticus:
- a CDS encoding TapB family protein, whose protein sequence is MSALPSLPLFSALLLTCLPLAALRAQTTAPPAPDTVPATAAGPDCRHPFGLNDNNERVYRLSDAGGKPAGELRMRVVSLSSEMNKKKTVETHKVLLKSGLYDAKSRLLNMQDLTISCRQDTSFIDGMSELKPESLRSFRDRKFVYAPVALAWPHQPQIGSVLPEGGSEVQVSSSVVDIAKVRSFARQRKVVSGPTPVTTPAGTFSCYKVESEHEDATQARKDMVMRTTYKVVDYYSPAVGIVKTEVYDKKGKLAQTRVLASINGGRKP, encoded by the coding sequence ATGTCTGCCCTGCCCTCCCTCCCGCTGTTTTCCGCCCTGCTGCTGACGTGCCTGCCCCTGGCTGCCCTCCGGGCCCAGACCACCGCCCCGCCAGCCCCCGACACCGTGCCGGCCACTGCCGCCGGCCCCGACTGCCGCCACCCCTTCGGCCTGAACGACAACAACGAGCGGGTCTACCGCCTCAGCGACGCGGGCGGCAAGCCCGCCGGCGAGCTGCGCATGCGCGTGGTGAGCCTGAGTTCGGAGATGAACAAGAAAAAAACGGTGGAAACGCACAAGGTGCTGCTCAAAAGCGGCCTCTACGACGCCAAAAGCCGCCTGCTCAACATGCAGGACCTCACCATCTCCTGCCGCCAGGACACGAGCTTCATCGACGGCATGAGCGAGTTGAAGCCCGAAAGCCTCCGCTCGTTCCGCGACCGGAAGTTTGTGTACGCCCCCGTGGCCCTGGCCTGGCCCCACCAGCCCCAGATCGGCTCCGTACTGCCCGAGGGCGGCAGCGAGGTGCAGGTCAGCAGCTCGGTGGTCGATATTGCCAAGGTGCGCAGCTTCGCCCGGCAGCGCAAGGTCGTCAGCGGCCCCACCCCCGTTACGACGCCGGCCGGCACGTTTTCCTGCTACAAAGTGGAGTCGGAGCACGAAGACGCCACCCAGGCCCGCAAGGATATGGTAATGCGCACCACCTACAAAGTTGTGGACTACTACTCGCCCGCCGTGGGCATCGTCAAAACCGAGGTCTACGACAAAAAGGGCAAGCTGGCCCAGACACGGGTGCTGGCCAGCATCAACGGGGGCCGCAAGCCGTAG
- a CDS encoding DUF4920 domain-containing protein, whose product MNLKPLTLVAALVGLAACQSSPATTEAAATAAVTPAAAAPAITGKTYGAAITAAGARPISELRQVLGQQDSAQVKLVGTAAEVCQAKGCWLTMTTAEGQPMRVRFKDYAFFVPKDISGKTVVINGWAHREVVPVEDLQHYAKDAGKSAKEVAAITQPEEQLNFEADGVLVQD is encoded by the coding sequence ATGAACCTCAAACCTCTGACCCTGGTCGCCGCCCTGGTGGGCCTGGCCGCCTGCCAATCGTCGCCCGCCACCACCGAAGCTGCCGCTACGGCGGCCGTCACCCCGGCCGCGGCGGCCCCGGCCATTACCGGCAAAACCTACGGCGCGGCCATTACTGCCGCCGGGGCCCGCCCCATCAGTGAGCTGCGCCAGGTGCTGGGCCAGCAGGATTCGGCCCAGGTGAAGCTGGTGGGCACCGCCGCCGAGGTGTGCCAGGCCAAGGGCTGCTGGCTCACGATGACCACCGCCGAGGGTCAGCCCATGCGGGTGCGCTTCAAGGACTACGCCTTTTTCGTGCCCAAAGACATCAGCGGCAAAACCGTCGTCATCAACGGCTGGGCCCACCGCGAGGTAGTGCCCGTCGAGGATTTGCAGCACTACGCCAAGGACGCGGGCAAGTCGGCCAAGGAAGTAGCCGCCATTACCCAGCCCGAGGAGCAGCTCAACTTCGAAGCCGACGGCGTGCTGGTGCAGGACTAG
- the ligA gene encoding NAD-dependent DNA ligase LigA, protein MPDNTAAIQEKITALTERLHYLNHQYYQHDTSEVSDQEFDHLLAELQQLEKEYPELARPNSPTQRVGGTITKQFPTAPHKYPMLSLGNTYSEADLRDFDERVRKGLEGADFAYVCEMKFDGVAMSLTYENGQLTQGVTRGDGTRGDVVTNNVRTIKNLPLHLRAAGPAQPPEFEVRGEIFLPLPVFDDLNREREQNGEALLANPRNAASGTLKLQDSALVAARRLRFFAYSFLSPGRGVFPTHSASLEALKAWGLPVSDTWRRCHSLQEVLDFIHHWEKKRFELPVATDGIVIKVDDFQQQEVLGFTAKSPRWAIAYKYPAEAARTRLNSIQYQVGRTGAVTPVALLTPVPLAGTVVKRASVHNANQIAALDLRLGDLVFVEKGGEIIPKITGVDLSARPEGSQPIQYPTECPACGTPLIRPEGEAHFRCPNDTGCAPQLKARLEHYVSRKALNIDGLGAETVARFFDLGLVRTPADIYDLSADKLTGLERLGEKSIQNLLNGIEASKQVPFDRVLFGLGIRYVGETVAEKLAAHYRSIDAILQAAAPELAAVPEVGGVIAESLAAWSQNEANRALVERLRAAGVQLALTGEAPKAVSDRLAGQTFVLSGVFEQHSREELQQLIVLNGGKITGSISKKLNYLVAGDKMGPAKREKATELKVPIISETDLLAMIPTATQTGDEEEILAPQNLDSSAETASGETFSAPTGTANDLGQQGSLF, encoded by the coding sequence ATGCCTGACAACACCGCTGCCATCCAGGAGAAAATCACCGCCCTCACCGAGCGGCTGCACTACCTCAACCACCAATACTACCAGCACGACACCTCCGAAGTCAGTGACCAGGAGTTCGACCACCTGCTAGCGGAGCTTCAGCAGCTCGAAAAGGAATACCCTGAGCTGGCCCGGCCCAACTCGCCCACCCAGCGCGTGGGCGGCACCATCACCAAGCAGTTCCCGACGGCCCCGCACAAATACCCCATGCTGAGCCTGGGCAACACCTACTCCGAGGCCGACCTGCGCGACTTCGACGAGCGGGTGCGCAAGGGCCTGGAAGGGGCCGACTTCGCCTACGTCTGCGAAATGAAGTTCGACGGCGTGGCCATGAGCCTGACTTACGAAAACGGCCAGCTCACCCAGGGCGTCACCCGCGGCGACGGCACCCGCGGCGACGTGGTCACCAACAACGTGCGCACCATCAAGAACCTGCCCCTGCACCTGCGCGCCGCCGGCCCGGCCCAGCCCCCGGAGTTTGAGGTGCGCGGCGAGATTTTCCTGCCCCTGCCCGTTTTCGACGACCTGAACCGGGAGCGGGAGCAAAACGGCGAAGCCCTGCTGGCCAACCCCCGCAACGCGGCCAGCGGCACGCTCAAGCTCCAGGATTCGGCCCTGGTGGCCGCCCGCCGCCTGCGCTTTTTCGCCTACAGCTTCCTGAGCCCCGGGCGCGGCGTGTTCCCCACCCACAGCGCCTCCCTCGAAGCCCTCAAGGCCTGGGGCCTGCCCGTGTCCGACACCTGGCGCCGCTGCCACAGCCTCCAGGAGGTCCTCGACTTCATTCACCACTGGGAGAAAAAGCGCTTCGAGCTGCCCGTTGCCACCGACGGCATCGTCATCAAGGTCGACGACTTCCAGCAGCAGGAAGTCCTGGGCTTCACCGCCAAGAGTCCGCGCTGGGCCATTGCCTACAAGTACCCCGCCGAAGCGGCCCGCACCCGCCTCAACAGCATCCAGTACCAGGTGGGCCGCACCGGGGCCGTGACGCCGGTGGCCCTGCTTACGCCCGTGCCCCTGGCCGGCACCGTCGTCAAGCGTGCCTCGGTCCACAACGCCAACCAGATTGCCGCCCTCGACCTGCGCCTCGGCGACCTGGTGTTCGTGGAGAAAGGCGGGGAAATCATTCCCAAAATCACCGGCGTCGACCTCTCGGCCCGCCCCGAGGGCAGCCAGCCCATCCAGTACCCCACCGAGTGCCCCGCCTGCGGCACCCCACTGATCCGCCCCGAGGGCGAGGCCCACTTCCGCTGCCCCAACGACACGGGCTGCGCCCCCCAACTCAAAGCCAGGCTCGAACACTACGTCTCGCGTAAGGCCCTGAACATCGACGGGCTGGGCGCCGAAACCGTGGCCCGCTTCTTCGACTTGGGCCTGGTGCGCACCCCGGCCGACATCTACGACCTCTCTGCCGACAAGCTCACCGGCCTGGAGCGTTTGGGCGAAAAGTCCATCCAGAACCTGCTCAATGGCATCGAGGCCAGCAAGCAGGTGCCCTTCGACCGGGTCTTGTTCGGCCTGGGCATCCGCTACGTGGGCGAAACCGTGGCCGAGAAGCTGGCCGCCCACTACCGCTCGATAGACGCCATTCTGCAGGCCGCCGCCCCCGAGCTGGCCGCCGTGCCCGAAGTCGGCGGCGTCATTGCCGAGTCGTTGGCCGCCTGGAGCCAGAACGAGGCCAACCGCGCCCTGGTGGAGCGCCTGCGGGCGGCCGGCGTGCAGCTGGCCCTCACCGGCGAGGCGCCCAAGGCCGTCAGCGACCGGCTGGCGGGGCAGACGTTCGTGCTGTCGGGGGTATTTGAGCAGCACAGCCGGGAAGAGTTGCAGCAGCTGATCGTGCTCAACGGGGGCAAAATCACCGGCTCCATCAGCAAGAAGCTCAACTACCTGGTAGCCGGCGACAAAATGGGCCCCGCCAAGCGTGAAAAGGCCACCGAGCTCAAAGTGCCCATCATCTCGGAAACCGATTTGCTGGCCATGATTCCGACGGCGACCCAAACCGGCGACGAGGAGGAAATTTTGGCACCTCAAAACCTCGATTCCAGCGCGGAAACGGCCTCCGGCGAGACTTTTTCGGCCCCTACGGGCACTGCAAACGATTTAGGTCAGCAAGGTTCCTTATTTTAG
- a CDS encoding rhodanese-like domain-containing protein, producing the protein MLRSAFSAAVFCAVLSATSAVAQTTPAAGQPAAPAAVAPSRPITPPAETQRLLRKRNVVVLDVRTPEEFATGHLAGAQNLNFRDPNFPTQLAALDTTKTYVLYCASGNRSGKAAVLMQEKGFRKLVNAGAFKDLKAAGMKTE; encoded by the coding sequence ATGCTCCGCTCCGCCTTTTCGGCCGCCGTATTCTGCGCCGTGCTTAGTGCTACCTCGGCCGTTGCCCAAACCACTCCCGCCGCGGGCCAGCCAGCCGCGCCGGCCGCCGTCGCGCCCAGCCGCCCCATCACGCCCCCGGCCGAAACCCAAAGGCTGCTCCGGAAGCGGAACGTGGTGGTGCTCGACGTGCGCACGCCCGAGGAATTTGCCACCGGCCACCTAGCCGGGGCCCAAAACCTGAACTTCCGCGACCCGAACTTCCCCACCCAGCTCGCCGCCCTCGACACGACCAAAACCTACGTGCTCTACTGCGCCTCCGGCAACCGCAGCGGCAAAGCCGCGGTGCTGATGCAGGAAAAAGGCTTCCGCAAGCTGGTAAATGCCGGCGCGTTTAAGGATCTGAAAGCGGCGGGGATGAAGACGGAGTAA
- a CDS encoding polysaccharide deacetylase family protein, with protein MILSRTPLFVAAAALAASSLLSSCDTKPATASEAGSPTAEAVASDSAATAAAMSGTAATATDEANATPAPDPTSIPASKIADAATITARPQVPILCYHQIRDWRAKDSKGAKDYIVPVQQFKDQIKMLADSGYHTILPDQLYAYLTTGAKLPSKPIMLTFDDTDLDQFTVARPTLDKYGYKAVYFVMTVSLGRPNYMSKAQVKQLSDEGNVIGSHTWDHHNVKKYQGQDWVTQIEKPTKTLEEITGKDIKYFAYPFGLWNPEAIPQLKQRGMVAAFVLAEKRDQQDPLFTIRRIIASGYWKPRTLHNSIVQSF; from the coding sequence ATGATTTTGTCTCGTACCCCGCTTTTCGTGGCCGCCGCCGCCCTGGCCGCCAGCTCCTTGCTCTCTTCCTGCGACACCAAGCCCGCCACGGCCTCGGAAGCCGGCAGCCCCACCGCTGAAGCCGTAGCCTCCGATTCGGCCGCCACGGCCGCCGCTATGTCGGGCACCGCTGCCACCGCCACCGACGAAGCCAACGCTACGCCCGCGCCCGACCCCACGAGCATTCCGGCCAGCAAGATTGCCGACGCGGCCACCATCACGGCCCGCCCCCAGGTGCCGATTCTGTGCTACCACCAGATCCGGGACTGGCGCGCCAAGGACTCGAAAGGGGCCAAGGACTACATCGTGCCGGTGCAGCAGTTCAAGGACCAGATCAAGATGCTGGCCGACTCGGGCTACCACACCATCCTGCCCGACCAGCTTTACGCCTACCTGACCACGGGCGCGAAGCTGCCGAGCAAGCCCATCATGCTCACCTTCGACGACACCGACCTTGACCAGTTCACCGTGGCCCGCCCCACGCTGGATAAGTACGGCTACAAGGCCGTCTACTTCGTGATGACCGTGAGCCTGGGCCGCCCCAACTACATGAGCAAGGCGCAGGTAAAGCAGCTCTCCGACGAGGGCAACGTCATCGGCTCCCACACCTGGGACCACCACAACGTGAAGAAGTACCAGGGCCAGGATTGGGTGACGCAGATTGAGAAGCCGACCAAAACCCTGGAGGAAATCACCGGCAAGGACATCAAGTACTTCGCTTACCCCTTCGGCCTCTGGAACCCCGAAGCCATTCCGCAGCTCAAGCAGCGCGGCATGGTAGCCGCCTTCGTGCTGGCCGAGAAGCGCGACCAGCAGGACCCCTTGTTCACCATCCGCCGCATCATCGCCAGCGGCTACTGGAAGCCCCGGACCCTGCACAACAGCATCGTGCAGAGCTTCTAG
- the dapA gene encoding 4-hydroxy-tetrahydrodipicolinate synthase, with amino-acid sequence MDKLRGTGVALITPFTPAPDHAVDYPALRRLLDFCIDGGVEYLVINGTTAESPTTTAEEKAEILRVVKEHVAGRVPLVYGIGGNDTAGLETLLRTTALDGIDAILSASPAYNKPSQQGIIQHYLRLADLSPLPILLYNVPGRTSSNLTADTTLRLAQHPNIIGIKEASGNLEQCMTIAARRPQGFLLISGDDMLTTPMISFGAEGVISVLGNAFPRRMSDMTRLALAGNYAEATKLLFEFLPLNPLMYEESNPVGVKAVLEAQGLCSAAARLPLLEASEGLKQRIQKLL; translated from the coding sequence ATGGACAAACTTCGCGGCACGGGCGTTGCGCTCATCACGCCCTTCACCCCCGCCCCCGACCACGCCGTCGACTACCCCGCCCTGCGTCGCCTGCTCGATTTCTGCATCGACGGCGGCGTGGAGTACCTCGTCATCAACGGTACCACGGCTGAGTCGCCGACCACGACGGCCGAGGAAAAAGCCGAAATCTTACGCGTCGTGAAAGAGCACGTGGCCGGCCGCGTGCCGCTCGTCTACGGCATCGGCGGCAACGACACGGCCGGCCTCGAAACCCTGCTGCGCACCACCGCCCTCGATGGTATCGACGCCATTCTGTCGGCCTCGCCGGCCTACAACAAGCCCAGCCAGCAGGGCATCATCCAGCACTACCTGCGCCTGGCCGACCTCAGCCCGTTGCCCATCCTGCTGTATAACGTGCCCGGCCGCACCAGCTCCAACCTCACGGCCGACACCACGCTGCGCCTGGCCCAGCACCCCAACATCATCGGCATCAAGGAAGCCAGCGGCAACCTGGAGCAGTGCATGACCATTGCCGCCCGCCGCCCCCAGGGCTTCCTGCTCATCAGCGGCGACGATATGCTGACCACGCCCATGATTTCCTTCGGGGCCGAGGGCGTTATCAGCGTGCTGGGCAACGCCTTCCCGCGGCGCATGAGCGACATGACCCGCCTGGCCCTGGCCGGCAACTACGCCGAGGCCACCAAGCTGCTCTTCGAGTTCCTGCCCCTGAACCCCTTGATGTACGAGGAAAGCAACCCCGTGGGCGTGAAAGCCGTGCTCGAAGCCCAGGGCCTGTGCTCGGCCGCCGCCCGCCTGCCCCTGCTCGAAGCCAGTGAAGGCCTGAAGCAGCGGATTCAGAAGCTGCTGTAG
- a CDS encoding (Fe-S)-binding protein, translating into MPTAVDLFIPCFVDQLFPDTAMNMVKVLEKLGCEVHYNGNQTCCGQPAYNAGYKAESCSVATKFLRDFPSDTGRYIVSPSASCVGMVRNTYAELFENTPEQQQYHSVQRRIFELTEFIVDVLGVGAIEGAQLPGKYTYHDSCSALRECGIREAPRQLLDAVRGLERLEMAETETCCGFGGTFAVKFEAISVAMAEQKVEHALATGADYLISTDTSCLMHLDAYIRREKKPIKTMHVADVLASGW; encoded by the coding sequence ATGCCAACCGCCGTCGACCTGTTCATTCCCTGCTTCGTGGATCAGCTTTTTCCCGACACCGCCATGAACATGGTGAAGGTGCTGGAAAAGCTGGGCTGCGAGGTGCACTACAACGGCAACCAAACCTGCTGCGGCCAACCGGCCTACAATGCCGGCTACAAGGCCGAAAGCTGCTCGGTGGCCACCAAGTTTCTGCGCGACTTCCCCTCCGACACGGGCCGCTACATCGTGAGTCCGTCGGCCTCCTGCGTGGGCATGGTGCGCAACACCTACGCCGAGTTGTTCGAGAATACGCCCGAGCAGCAGCAGTACCACAGCGTGCAGCGCCGCATCTTCGAGCTGACCGAGTTTATCGTCGACGTGCTGGGCGTGGGAGCCATTGAGGGGGCGCAGCTGCCGGGCAAGTACACCTACCACGACTCCTGCTCGGCCCTGCGGGAGTGCGGCATCCGGGAAGCCCCGCGCCAGCTGCTCGACGCCGTGCGGGGCCTGGAGCGCCTGGAAATGGCCGAAACCGAAACCTGCTGCGGCTTCGGCGGCACCTTCGCCGTGAAGTTCGAGGCCATTTCGGTGGCTATGGCCGAGCAGAAAGTAGAGCACGCCCTGGCCACCGGCGCCGACTACCTCATCAGCACCGACACGAGCTGCCTGATGCACCTGGACGCCTACATCCGGAGGGAGAAAAAGCCCATCAAAACCATGCACGTGGCCGACGTGCTGGCTAGCGGGTGGTAA
- a CDS encoding hydroxymethylglutaryl-CoA lyase: MKLIECPRDAMQGLTEFIPTAAKISYLNALLRVGFDTLDFGSFVSPKAIPQLRDTAEVLAGLDLSQTKTKLLAIVANLRGAETAAAHPEIQYIGFPLSVSETFQLRNTNKTIPEALAELAAMQELCQKTGKTLVTYLSMGFGNPYGDPWSPDTVAEFTQRLADLDVRVVALSDTIGASTAATIEPLFRQLIPAFPGIEFGAHLHTTPGTWREKVQAAYAAGCRRFDGALGGIGGCPMAADQLTGNMPTENLVAYFSEIGEKTGLDSKAFTEAWQAAGSVFHF; the protein is encoded by the coding sequence ATGAAGCTCATCGAATGCCCCCGCGACGCCATGCAGGGCCTGACCGAGTTTATCCCGACGGCCGCCAAAATTAGCTACCTCAACGCCCTGCTGCGCGTGGGCTTCGACACCCTGGATTTCGGCTCGTTCGTGTCGCCCAAGGCCATTCCGCAGCTGCGCGACACGGCCGAGGTGCTGGCCGGCCTCGATCTGAGCCAGACCAAAACGAAGCTGCTGGCCATCGTGGCCAACCTGCGCGGGGCCGAAACGGCGGCGGCCCACCCCGAAATTCAGTACATCGGCTTCCCACTGTCGGTGTCCGAAACCTTCCAGCTGCGCAACACCAACAAGACCATTCCCGAGGCCTTGGCCGAGCTGGCCGCCATGCAGGAGCTGTGCCAGAAGACTGGTAAAACGCTGGTAACCTACCTGTCGATGGGCTTCGGTAACCCCTACGGCGACCCGTGGAGCCCCGACACCGTGGCCGAGTTCACCCAGCGCCTGGCCGACCTGGACGTGCGCGTGGTGGCCCTCTCCGACACCATCGGAGCCTCCACCGCGGCCACCATCGAGCCCCTGTTTCGCCAGCTGATTCCGGCCTTCCCCGGCATCGAGTTTGGGGCCCACCTGCACACCACGCCCGGCACCTGGCGCGAGAAGGTGCAGGCGGCCTACGCGGCCGGCTGCCGCCGCTTCGACGGGGCCCTGGGCGGCATCGGGGGCTGCCCCATGGCCGCCGACCAACTCACCGGCAACATGCCCACGGAAAACCTGGTGGCCTACTTCTCCGAAATCGGGGAGAAAACCGGCCTGGATTCCAAAGCCTTTACCGAAGCCTGGCAGGCGGCGGGGTCGGTGTTTCATTTCTGA
- a CDS encoding M23 family metallopeptidase: MSAIRLSLRFLFLFFLTAACSQQQTLQGLFQKSTPHEAYARRLRQAHLDETALGRDWLAAADRALRDSLVVTLPFQETGLFRADRATAAAYRYAVRAGERINISLSLAPGTDAHVFLDAYELSPHQLPSPVASADTTALSFSYDATDSQQHLLRVQPELLRAGRYTLRIQRAPSLGFPVKGKSDVAVGSFWGADRDQGARRHEGIDIFARRGTPAVAAVPGLITRVGETKLGGKVVWLADARHGQHLYYAHLDKQLVQPGQMVKAGDTLGLVGNTGNARTTNPHLHFGVYRAGRGAVDPFPFVRQADALPPAPRTRPERLGQWVRVSAKAATLRRSPAAKAAAVAALGRNTPLLVVGSQASWYRVEQPDGRLGYVAAEAVVPAAAPVLRREALAASADLYAHPTAVAVPLDTLPARAQVAVLGEFRGFRLVRSAAGTIGWLPAAPAPRG, translated from the coding sequence ATGTCCGCTATCCGCCTGTCGCTCCGTTTTCTCTTTTTATTTTTTCTTACCGCCGCCTGTAGCCAGCAGCAAACCCTCCAGGGCCTCTTCCAGAAAAGCACGCCCCACGAGGCCTACGCCCGCCGCCTGCGCCAGGCCCACCTCGACGAAACGGCCCTGGGCCGCGACTGGCTGGCCGCCGCCGACCGCGCCCTGCGCGACTCGCTGGTCGTCACGCTGCCCTTCCAGGAAACCGGCCTGTTTCGGGCCGACCGGGCCACGGCGGCCGCCTACCGCTACGCCGTGCGGGCCGGGGAGCGAATCAACATCAGCCTGAGCCTGGCCCCCGGCACCGACGCCCACGTGTTTCTGGATGCCTACGAGCTGAGCCCCCACCAGCTGCCCAGCCCCGTGGCCTCCGCCGACACCACGGCCCTCTCCTTCAGCTACGACGCCACCGACAGCCAGCAGCACCTGCTGCGGGTGCAGCCCGAGCTGCTGCGCGCCGGCCGCTACACCCTGCGCATTCAGCGGGCCCCCTCCCTGGGGTTCCCGGTGAAGGGCAAGAGCGACGTAGCCGTGGGCAGCTTCTGGGGCGCCGACCGCGACCAGGGCGCCCGCCGCCACGAGGGCATCGACATCTTTGCCCGGCGCGGCACGCCCGCCGTGGCCGCCGTGCCCGGCCTGATAACCCGGGTGGGTGAAACCAAGCTGGGGGGCAAGGTGGTATGGCTGGCCGACGCCCGCCACGGCCAACACCTCTACTATGCTCATCTGGATAAACAACTGGTGCAACCCGGCCAAATGGTAAAAGCCGGCGACACGCTGGGCCTGGTGGGCAACACCGGCAACGCCCGCACCACCAACCCCCACCTGCACTTCGGCGTGTACCGCGCCGGCCGCGGGGCCGTCGACCCGTTTCCCTTCGTGCGCCAGGCCGATGCCCTGCCGCCCGCCCCGCGCACCCGGCCCGAGCGCCTGGGCCAGTGGGTGCGCGTCAGTGCCAAGGCCGCGACCCTGCGGCGCAGCCCGGCCGCCAAAGCGGCTGCCGTGGCCGCGCTGGGCCGCAACACGCCCCTGCTGGTGGTGGGCAGCCAGGCCAGCTGGTACCGCGTCGAGCAGCCCGATGGCCGCCTCGGCTACGTGGCCGCCGAGGCCGTGGTGCCGGCGGCCGCGCCGGTGCTGCGCCGCGAGGCCCTGGCCGCTTCCGCCGACCTGTATGCCCACCCCACCGCCGTGGCCGTGCCGCTCGATACGCTGCCGGCCCGGGCGCAGGTGGCCGTGCTGGGTGAGTTTCGCGGGTTCCGGCTGGTGCGCAGCGCCGCAGGCACCATCGGCTGGCTGCCGGCCGCCCCGGCCCCACGGGGCTGA
- a CDS encoding thioredoxin family protein has product MRLASLLFCASLALSAPAALAQTTPAPATSAAAPAWTASLATALQQAKATNKPVLAVFSGSDWCKPCIMLKQEVFDKPEFAQFAKDRLVLARFDFPRSKKNKLSPEAVKQNEEAAAKLNKEGSFPLVVLLSPEGKVLAKTGYRPGGVAAYDAYLESLLAKK; this is encoded by the coding sequence ATGCGCCTCGCCTCCCTTCTGTTTTGCGCCTCGCTTGCCCTGTCGGCTCCGGCGGCCCTCGCCCAGACTACTCCCGCGCCAGCCACCAGCGCCGCCGCCCCGGCCTGGACGGCCAGCCTGGCCACCGCCTTGCAACAGGCCAAAGCCACCAACAAGCCCGTGCTGGCCGTTTTCTCCGGCTCCGACTGGTGCAAGCCCTGCATCATGCTCAAGCAGGAGGTGTTCGACAAGCCCGAGTTTGCGCAGTTTGCCAAAGACCGGCTGGTGCTGGCCCGCTTCGACTTTCCGCGCAGCAAGAAAAACAAGCTTTCCCCGGAAGCGGTTAAACAAAACGAGGAAGCTGCGGCCAAACTCAACAAGGAAGGCTCGTTTCCGCTGGTCGTCCTGTTGTCGCCGGAGGGCAAGGTGCTGGCCAAAACCGGCTACCGCCCCGGCGGCGTCGCGGCCTACGACGCCTACCTGGAGTCGTTGCTGGCCAAGAAATAA
- a CDS encoding FAD:protein FMN transferase: protein MRFPTLFLLLLLPGLLAAGPGRPRNFTKSAHLMGSHFEFTVVSDRDTLAWQALEAAVTEVRRIDHLMSFWDSTSQITQINRQAGRQPVVVDQEVYDLIQRTLRVSELSGGAFDITFASADKIYKFDRQDHTALPDPAVVKASVARINYKDVVLDPAKRTVLLRRAGMRLNLAGVLQGYGVRRAKALLDAWGLKGGLLNGSGDVLCWGRQADGSLWRVAIGDPKHPGSVASWVSLTDMAVVTAGNYEQFFTVQGKTYGHIINPHTGYPATGLRSVTILCPDVELADCLDEVVFVLGPEAGLAFINRLQGVSCVLITDDNRTLASKGMQLNYYRNNDPSQPVAAPASTPKP from the coding sequence ATGCGCTTCCCGACCCTTTTCCTGCTGCTGCTGTTGCCCGGTCTGCTGGCAGCAGGCCCCGGGCGCCCGCGCAACTTCACCAAGAGCGCCCACCTGATGGGCTCCCACTTCGAGTTTACCGTAGTGTCGGACCGCGACACGCTGGCCTGGCAGGCCCTGGAAGCCGCCGTGACCGAAGTGCGCCGCATCGACCACCTCATGTCGTTCTGGGACTCAACCTCCCAGATTACCCAGATCAACCGCCAGGCCGGCCGCCAGCCGGTGGTTGTCGACCAGGAGGTGTACGACCTGATTCAGCGCACCCTGCGCGTTTCGGAGCTCAGCGGCGGGGCCTTCGACATCACCTTCGCCAGCGCCGACAAGATCTACAAGTTTGACCGCCAGGACCACACCGCCCTGCCCGACCCGGCCGTGGTGAAAGCCTCGGTGGCCCGCATCAACTACAAGGACGTGGTGCTCGACCCGGCCAAGCGCACCGTGCTGCTGCGCCGTGCGGGCATGCGCCTGAACCTGGCCGGCGTGCTGCAGGGCTACGGGGTGCGGCGGGCTAAAGCGTTGCTCGACGCCTGGGGCCTCAAAGGCGGGCTGCTCAACGGCTCGGGCGACGTGCTGTGCTGGGGCCGGCAAGCCGACGGCTCGCTGTGGCGCGTGGCCATCGGCGACCCGAAGCACCCCGGCAGCGTGGCCTCCTGGGTGTCGCTGACCGACATGGCCGTGGTGACGGCCGGCAACTACGAGCAGTTTTTCACGGTGCAGGGCAAAACCTACGGTCACATCATCAACCCCCACACCGGCTACCCGGCCACGGGGCTGCGCTCCGTCACCATTCTCTGCCCCGACGTGGAGCTGGCCGACTGCCTCGACGAGGTGGTGTTCGTGCTGGGTCCCGAGGCCGGGCTGGCGTTTATCAACCGCCTGCAAGGCGTCTCGTGCGTGCTGATTACGGACGATAACCGCACGCTGGCTTCCAAGGGCATGCAACTCAATTACTACCGCAACAACGACCCCAGCCAGCCGGTAGCGGCTCCGGCTTCAACTCCCAAACCATGA
- a CDS encoding DUF4266 domain-containing protein, with translation MTRVFPFSTFSRLLRGLVLVVAAAALPGCVSVAAYQKVYLNDEDMKLANKRVEVYETNFESYREGAGGANGGKVGGGCGCN, from the coding sequence ATGACGCGCGTCTTCCCTTTTTCTACTTTTTCCCGCCTGCTGCGGGGGCTGGTGCTGGTCGTTGCGGCGGCGGCGCTGCCCGGCTGCGTATCGGTGGCGGCCTACCAGAAAGTGTACCTCAACGACGAGGACATGAAGCTGGCCAACAAGCGCGTGGAAGTCTACGAAACCAACTTTGAGTCGTACCGCGAAGGGGCCGGCGGCGCCAACGGCGGCAAGGTCGGGGGAGGCTGCGGCTGCAACTAG